A region of Anopheles merus strain MAF chromosome 2R, AmerM5.1, whole genome shotgun sequence DNA encodes the following proteins:
- the LOC121587747 gene encoding mesencephalic astrocyte-derived neurotrophic factor homolog, which translates to MAERKFLSGRLVLLGTVCLILFLLPHSTALREGDCEVCVKTVNTFMETLSDETKKDTKRIEDEFRAFCKKSKNKEQRFCYYLGGVEDSATGILGELSKPISWSMPAEKICEKLKKKDAQICDLRYDKQIDVNAVDLKKLKVRDLKKILSDWDEECDGCLEKTDFIKRIEELKHKYVKTEL; encoded by the exons ATGGCCGAACGCAAGTTTCTAAGCGGCCGATTAGTGCTGCTGGGCACGGTTTGTCTGATCCTGTTCCTGCTCCCACACAGTACCGCCCTGCGGGAAGGTGATTGTGAAG TCTGCGTGAAGACGGTAAACACATTTATGGAAACACTGTCGGATGAGACAAAGAAGGATACCAAACGGATAGAGGACGAGTTCCGGGCGTTCTGTAAGAAGTCCAAAAACAAGGAACAGCGTTTC TGCTACTACCTTGGCGGTGTCGAAGATTCTGCCACCGGTATCTTGGGTGAGCTGTCCAAACCAATCAGCTGGTCCATGCCGGCCGAAAAGATCTGCGAGAAGCTCAAGAAGAAGGACGCTCAAATCTGTGATTTGCGATACG ACAAACAAATCGATGTGAATGCCGTCGATCTGAAGAAGCTGAAGGTGCGCGATCTGAAGAAGATTCTCTCCGATTGGGATGAGGAATGCGACGGGTGCCTGGAAAAGACTGATTTCATCAAACGCATCGAGGAGCTGAAGCACAAGTACGTCAAGACGGAACTGTAA
- the LOC121587717 gene encoding argininosuccinate synthase has product MTPFYSIGSLYRRPGRVRDQGDRLILTRFAVGVCVRIWGVFGRESHNRPVPLSVRGEYSREQRAHTHSAAHAIVGKLPQLPPSCRLDQINRVNEHQRLINGRTSILYTPSHRKFTKMSKEKVLLAYSGGLDTSCILKWLLEQDYEVICFMADVGQTEDFAAAREKALKIGAADVVVKDMKDFFVEKFVWPAVQMGLIYEDRYLLGTSLARPCISKGLMDVAVQRGCSYISHGATGKGNDQIRFELSCYALSPTIRVIAPWRMETFCQRFQGRSDLLEYAKRSNIPVSATTKAPWSMDANIMHISYESGILEDPSVAAPEELYQLTQSPTRAPDTPTVAEIVFKAGLPVRVTELVSGRTMERPVDILAFLNKAGGEHGVGRIDIVENRYIGLKSRGVYETPGVTVLHCAHRDLEIYCLDREVLRVKKYLADRMADYVYNGYWYAPEAEYVRKCILESQKHVSGKVVVEMFKGHVMVTSRESMHSLYNQELASMEVHGNFSPYSSTGFIEINAVRLREHHRVFGTANMTKHFSRTESDMKLI; this is encoded by the exons ATGACTCCGTTTTACTCGATTGGAAGCTTGTACCGGCGACCGGGGAGGGTCAGAGATCAGGGCGATAGGCTGATCCTCACACGATTTGCTGTGGGGGTTTGTGTACGGATTTGGGGTGTGTTCGGGAGGGAAAGTCACAACAGGCCCGTGCCATTATCAGTACGCGGCGAATATAGCCGAGAACAACGAGCACACACCCATTCAGCAGCACACGCAATAGTAGGTAAGTTGCCACAGTTACCGCCCAGCTGCCGACTAGATCAGATCAACAGAGTGAACGAACATCAACGGTTAATCAACGGCAGAACTTCAATTCTCTACACGCCCTCCCATCGGAAGTTCACGAAAATGAGCAAAGAAAAGGTTTTACTAGCTTACTCGGGTGGCCTGGACACGAGCTGCATCCTGAAATGGCTGCTCGAGCAGGACTACGAGGTGATCTGCTTTATGGCCGACGTGGGCCAAACGGAGGACTTTGCGGCGGCACGCGAAAAGGCCCTCAAGATCGGCGCCGCCGATGTGGTGGTGAAGGACATGAAGGATTTCTTCGTGGAAAAGTTTGTCTGGCCGGCGGTACAGATGGGTTTAATCTACGAGGACCGGTACCTGCTCGGGACGTCACTGGCGCGGCCCTGCATTTCGAAAGGCCTGATGGATGTGGCGGTGCAGCGTGGCTGCAGCTACATCTCGCACGGCGCCACCGGCAAGGGTAACGATCAGATCCGCTTCGAGCTGAGCTGCTACGCGCTCAGCCCAACGATCCGCGTCATCGCCCCGTGGCGCATGGAAACGTTCTGCCAGCGTTTCCAGGGCCGCTCGGATCTGCTGGAGTACGCGAAGCGCTCGAATATCCCGGTGAGTGCCACCACGAAAGCACCCTGGTCGATGGATGCGAACATTATGCACATCAGCTACGAGTCGGGCATCCTGGAGGACCCGTCGGTGGCGGCACCGGAAGAGCTGTACCAGCTAACGCAATCGCCAACCCGCGCCCCAGACACACCGACCGTGGCCGAGATCGTGTTCAAAGCTGGACTGCCCGTGCGCGTCACCGAGCTGGTCAGTGGGCGTACGATGGAAAGACCGGTGGACATACTGGCGTTTCTGAACAAGGCTGGCGGCGAGCACGGCGTGGGACGGATCGATATCGTGGAGAACCGCTACATTGGGTTGAAGTCGCGCGGCGTCTACGAGACGCCCGGCGTAACCGTGCTGCACTGTGCGCACCGGGATCTGGAAATTTACTGCCTGGATCGGGAGGTGCTGCGGGTAAAAAAGTATCTTGCCGATCGGATGGCAGACTACGTGTACAACGGCTACTGGTACGCGCCCGAGGCTGAGTACGTGCGCAAGTGTATCCTCGAGTCGCAGAAGCACGTGTCCGgcaaggtggtggtggagatgtTCAAGGGACACG TTATGGTCACATCGCGAGAGTCTATGCACTCCTTGTACAACCAAGAGCTGGCATCGATGGAGGTGCATGGTAACTTTTCACCCTACTCGTCGACGGGATTCATTGAG ATCAATGCTGTTCGACTGAGGGAACATCATCGAGTGTTTGGAACGGCCAATATGACCAAACACTTCTCACGCACAGAATCAGATATGAAGCTCATCTGA